The following are encoded together in the Malaya genurostris strain Urasoe2022 chromosome 3, Malgen_1.1, whole genome shotgun sequence genome:
- the LOC131435538 gene encoding purine nucleoside phosphorylase isoform X2, translated as MTSYNDCKLNLGRMYTYDMLQEIANHLLQRTELRPKIGIILGTGLGSLANQLTDADYIDYQTIPHFPVSTVEGHVGRLIFGYLKGIPVMCMQGRFHYYEGYPLAKCSMPIRVMKLVGCSHLIATNAAGGLNPNYKVGDIMLMKDHINIMGFAGNNPLQGPNDSRFGPRFPNMVNAYDYKLLKKAKEIGKDMGIENNLHDGVYICLGGPNFETVAELKMLRVWGVDAVGMSTVHEITTARHCGMTCFAFSLITNLCVPSYEDEETPCHDDIVGIGKRLESTLTELVHRMAKHIHVELKQ; from the exons GTACACCTACGACATGCTACAGGAAATCGCAAACCATCTGCTGCAGCGAACCGAACTGAGGCCCAAAATCGGTATCATACTGGGCACCGGACTGGGTTCGTTGGCCAATCAGCTAACGGATGCAGACTACATCGACTACCAGACAATTCCACATTTCCCCGTGTCGACGGTTGAAGGTCACGTGGGGCGGCTGATCTTCGGTTATCTGAAGGGCATTCCGGTTATGTGCATGCAGGGGCGATTTCACTACTATGAAGGTTATCCACTGGCAAAG TGTTCCATGCCGATTCGTGTGATGAAACTGGTTGGGTGTAGTCATCTTATCGCCACCAATGCCGCTGGTGGTCTTAATCCAAATTACAAAGTTGGTGATATCATGCTAATGAAGGACCACATCAACATAATGGGCTTCGCTGGGAATAATCCTCTGCAGGGTCCTAACGACTCTCGTTTCGGTCCCCGTTTTCCAAATATGGTGAACGCGTATGATTATAAACTACTGAAGAAGGCCAAAGAGATTGGAAAGGATATGGGCATCGAAAATAACCTGCACGACGGAGTATACATCTGCCTGGGTGGACCGAACTTCGAAACGGTCGCCGAACTGAAAATGCTGCGCGTTTGGGGTGTGGATGCTGTGGGAATGTCAACGGTGCACGAAATCACGACCGCTCGACACTGCGGAATGACTTGCTTTGCGTTCAGTCTCATCACCAACCTCTGCGTACCGAGTTACGAGGACGAGGAAACTCCCTGTCATGACGATATCGTCGGAATCGGCAAAAGACTGGAATCTACGCTGACTGAGCTGGTACATCGAATGGCCAAACACATTCACGTGGAACTGAAGCAGTGA
- the LOC131436791 gene encoding uncharacterized protein LOC131436791: protein MHNSDLFGGIYTPIPQTTITDSESEEDIHSAALSSHNQQSEAQFGKSLVTMNGSGGGPIGKGKLIFLPASNRSGIPGGQPQSFLVSRENGSAICNSLYNGLPSPSDVEDASGVFHPDNVAILQDNGSVVERKMSFSRKCCFIASLAVCFLSLVVFIWVIPCSDELACPAGSERIRTQNWIKNYEKIELKGVINVVEGVRGKSKNLVFMYRGDKLFPEFEESYTRRNGIISLVGSTGQVAWYDQMINEPKSIDCTLIDADLSGSPDCLIMDEYGQLECINPLSGEWIWHSPIYDRKNILKQNDLLDFPLVIPDVDGDGVFDLFFITSFGETKHNKFVMISGRKGQLIGDSYIVKECIYVHKLMIDAEFNVMFNCVREKSEQQRSKPLAELYKLIKRKALDMKKIKKQVNLLQHKFYGQRKNTEKQRTITYVGGKQLVIENRGKCPDNCTTSVLLTERSTGKLLWNVSGRQLYGMQPVRLTFNNFAADNRSTIYGFVIKFWEWSQEEPDNRSTRSKRETSSLNPFSNLFVKKQTWVLPDESSLKDSTDKVRRSVNQTLRPGVYKTRMRYLKETVKLIVFNSTDIKIENTSQSNVIQFCRESMKDPSDVICQPDLNYQENSLLIADLDEDGSQELVSYYSTFVKAEPEAGERSGMKLKTFVQLLRLESELPKLYNTIESIRN from the coding sequence ATGCATAATAGTGACTTGTTCGGTGGAATTTACACTCCCATTCCGCAAACGACGATAACCGATTCTGAGAGTGAGGAAGACATTCACAGCGCTGCACTTAGCTCCCACAATCAACAATCGGAAGCGCAATTCGGAAAGAGCCTGGTAACGATGAATGGCAGCGGTGGTGGGCCGATCGGTAAAGGCAAACTAATTTTCCTGCCGGCATCGAACAGATCTGGCATACCAGGCGGACAGCCTCAGAGTTTTTTGGTTAGCCGAGAAAATGGAAGTGCCATTTGCAACAGTCTGTACAATGGATTACCGAGCCCAAGTGATGTGGAGGATGCCAGTGGGGTGTTCCACCCGGATAACGTTGCAATATTACAAGACAATGGATCAGTAGTGGAGagaaagatgtccttttcgagaaaatgttgcttcattgcttcgcttgcaGTCTGTTTCTTATCGTTGGTTGTGTTTATCTGGGTGATTCCTTGTTCGGATGAGCTCGCGTGCCCAGCCGGATCGGAAAGAATCAGGACCCAGAACTGGATTAAGAACTACGAGAAAATAGAACTGAAGGGGGTGATCAACGTGGTTGAGGGAGTACGGGGCAAAAGTAAGAACTTGGTGTTTATGTATCgtggcgataaactatttccagAGTTTGAAGAATCGTACACACGACGGAACGGGATAATTTCACTCGTAGGCAGTACCGGACAAGTGGCTTGGTACGATCAGATGATTAATGAACCGAAAAGTATCGACTGCACATTGATAGATGCGGACTTGAGTGGTTCTCCCGATTGTCTCATCATGGATGAGTACGGCCAGCTAGAATGTATTAATCCACTGTCGGGAGAATGGATCTGGCACTCACCGATTTACGATCGTAAAAATATACTGAAGCAAAACGATCTTCTGGATTTCCCGCTAGTAATTCCGGATGTGGATGGAGATGGagtgtttgatttgtttttcatcaCAAGCTTTGGTGAAACGAAGCACAATAAGTTCGTGATGATTTCCGGTCGAAAGGGTCAATTGATCGGTGATTCATATATTGTGAAGGAGTGCATCTACGTTCATAAACTGATGATAGACGCCGAATTTAACGTTATGTTCAATTGTGTTCGCGAGAAATCAGAACAACAGAGGTCCAAACCCTTAGCTGAACTATATAAACTAATCAAACGAAAAGCTCTGGATATGAAAAAGATTAAAAAGCAGGTGAATCTTCTACAGCATAAATTCTACGGACAACGAAAGAACACCGAGAAACAAAGAACTATCACGTATGTTGGAGGTAAACAGTTGGTTATCGAAAACCGTGGAAAATGTCCGGATAACTGTACGACTTCGGTATTACTGACTGAAAGATCAACCGGTAAATTACTGTGGAATGTATCGGGAAGACAGTTGTATGGAATGCAACCGGTGCGACTGACATTTAATAACTTTGCTGCCGACAATCGTTCCACTATCTACGGgtttgttattaaattttgggAATGGAGCCAAGAGGAACCCGATAATAGGAGCACTCGCAGTAAGCGCGAAACCAGTTCATTGAACCCTTTCTCAAACTTATTTGTCAAGAAACAGACATGGGTGCTTCCGGACGAAAGTTCCCTGAAGGATTCCACCGATAAAGTGCGTCGTAGTGTAAATCAAACCTTGCGACCAGGAGTCTACAAAACTCGCATGCGCTATTTGAAAGAAACCGTGAAGTTGATCGTTTTCAACTCCACTGATATCAAAATCGAAAACACTAGTCAATCCAATGTGATACAATTCTGTCGGGAAAGTATGAAAGATCCTTCGGACGTAATCTGTCAACCGGATTTAAATTATCAGGAGAACTCTTTGTTGATTGCTGATTTGGATGAGGATGGCTCGCAGGAGTTAGTCTCTTACTACTCGACCTTTGTGAAAGCTGAGCCCGAAGCTGGAGAACGCTCGGGCATGAAATTGAAAACGTTTGTACAACTGTTGCGTCTCGAGTCTGAACTTCCGAAGCTTTATAATACGATTGAGTCGATCAGAAATTGA